From Brevibacillus marinus, a single genomic window includes:
- a CDS encoding acyl-CoA synthetase, protein MTEQQKTGVGQVQVELPEYYNFAAQVEQYAQAHPDKAALVVVDEELAALTVSYGQLAAYSNRIANALRSLGIGRGDKVVVLVPRGREAYAIYLALLKLGAVVMPGSEMLRSKDIEYRINHAGAKAVLAFSGVLGEVDAIRAVCPSLEHAVAVGVIREGWLSLEQLIENASEHFEPVQTRSDELAFLSYTSGTTGGPKGVMHVHGWPLAHLAVASTHWLDVREDDLVWATAGPGWAKWVWSPFVSVLGKGATGFVYRGRFDPERYLTLLDQHPISVLCATPTEYRLMAKVRDLDRFQLKTLRSACSAGEPLNREVIDTFRRQFQVTVRDGYGQTENTLIVGTFVGMEARPGSMGRPSPLVKAAIIDEQGNPLPVGEVGDIAIDRSMIALFKGYWNDAERTARAFRGNWYVTGDQGRMDEDGYIWFEGRADDIIISGGYTIGPFEVEDALVKHPAVAECAAVASPDPERGHVVKAFVVLKQGYEGSAELVRELQEHVKQLTAPYKYPRKLEFVAELPKTTSGKIRRVELRQLENSRNPIG, encoded by the coding sequence GTGACGGAACAGCAGAAAACGGGCGTCGGCCAGGTCCAGGTGGAGCTTCCGGAGTACTACAACTTTGCCGCACAGGTTGAGCAGTACGCACAGGCCCATCCCGACAAGGCGGCGCTGGTCGTGGTTGACGAGGAACTGGCTGCGCTGACGGTCAGCTATGGCCAACTGGCCGCCTACTCCAACCGGATTGCCAACGCCCTCCGCTCACTGGGGATCGGGCGCGGCGACAAAGTGGTGGTTCTCGTGCCCAGAGGACGGGAAGCCTACGCAATCTATCTTGCCTTGCTGAAGCTCGGTGCGGTGGTGATGCCCGGTTCGGAGATGCTCAGGAGCAAGGACATCGAATACCGCATCAACCACGCCGGGGCAAAAGCTGTGCTCGCTTTTTCCGGGGTGCTGGGCGAAGTGGACGCGATTCGCGCCGTCTGCCCCAGTTTAGAGCATGCGGTGGCCGTCGGCGTCATCCGCGAGGGATGGCTGTCGCTTGAGCAACTGATTGAAAACGCTTCCGAGCACTTTGAACCGGTACAGACCCGTTCCGATGAACTCGCCTTTTTATCCTACACGTCCGGCACAACCGGCGGGCCCAAAGGGGTGATGCACGTGCACGGCTGGCCGCTCGCCCACCTGGCTGTCGCCAGCACCCACTGGCTGGATGTGCGCGAGGACGATCTCGTTTGGGCAACCGCAGGTCCTGGCTGGGCCAAATGGGTATGGAGCCCGTTTGTCTCCGTTTTGGGCAAAGGCGCGACCGGCTTTGTCTATCGCGGCCGATTTGATCCGGAGCGGTATCTCACGCTGTTGGATCAGCATCCGATCTCCGTCCTCTGCGCCACCCCGACGGAGTACCGCTTGATGGCCAAGGTGCGTGATTTGGACCGCTTTCAGTTAAAAACGCTGCGCTCTGCCTGCTCGGCCGGGGAGCCGCTGAACCGGGAAGTGATCGACACCTTCCGGCGGCAGTTCCAGGTCACGGTGCGGGACGGGTACGGTCAGACGGAAAACACCTTGATCGTCGGCACGTTTGTGGGCATGGAGGCGCGCCCGGGATCGATGGGCCGTCCGTCCCCGCTGGTGAAAGCGGCGATTATCGACGAACAGGGCAACCCGCTGCCGGTCGGCGAAGTCGGCGACATCGCCATCGATCGCAGCATGATCGCGCTGTTCAAGGGGTACTGGAATGACGCGGAACGGACGGCCCGTGCGTTCCGCGGGAACTGGTACGTGACCGGTGACCAGGGCAGGATGGATGAAGACGGATATATCTGGTTTGAGGGGAGGGCCGACGATATTATCATCTCCGGCGGCTATACGATTGGCCCGTTTGAAGTGGAGGATGCCTTGGTGAAACACCCGGCTGTCGCCGAGTGTGCCGCTGTGGCCAGTCCCGATCCGGAGCGCGGTCACGTGGTGAAGGCGTTCGTGGTCCTCAAGCAAGGATATGAGGGATCTGCGGAGCTTGTTCGGGAACTGCAGGAGCACGTCAAACAGTTGACCGCGCCGTACAAGTACCCGCGCAAGCTGGAATTCGTCGCCGAGCTGCCGAAAACCACCTCAGGCAAAATTCGCCGGGTCGAGCTGCGGCAGTTGGAAAACAGCCGCAACCCGATTGGCTGA
- a CDS encoding ISNCY family transposase: MNQSIARAHKHQVKNDLPSPAANSLYRNVNPIFIICWCRFVRHRGLLREYEGIQVSPSTIRRIRKEVQLPAAKKRRPPQAHRPRERKAQAGMLIQIDASLHPWLEDRAPSFALLAAIDDATGKVVGALFRPTEDLEGYFLVMKQVIREHGIPMAVYSDRHTIFRSPKESLTIEQELAGEQATLSQFGQAMAELGITHSKARTPEAKGRIERLWQTLQDRLVIELRLRGVQTLEEANTVLPELIAKHNQRFGVAPAEEASAFSALPETCQLDHVLCYRDHRVVGKGETLSYEGRTYCIASGSQREIIPPKTRIQVRKTLSGELFAWYKGQLFSLREVSKTVQPVQAKEKASSTSSRRKPAANHPWRQAWVNNNTSSIAQKAAVSEQT; this comes from the coding sequence TTGAATCAGTCTATTGCTCGAGCTCATAAGCATCAAGTAAAAAACGACCTGCCTTCACCAGCCGCAAATTCATTGTATCGCAATGTCAATCCCATTTTCATCATCTGCTGGTGCCGCTTTGTGCGGCATCGGGGTCTATTGCGGGAATACGAGGGGATACAGGTAAGCCCCTCAACCATACGTCGTATTCGCAAAGAGGTTCAACTGCCTGCCGCCAAAAAACGCCGCCCTCCCCAAGCGCATCGGCCCCGGGAGCGGAAAGCACAAGCAGGTATGCTGATCCAAATAGATGCCTCGTTACACCCTTGGCTGGAGGATCGTGCTCCCTCTTTCGCCCTTTTAGCTGCGATCGATGACGCAACAGGCAAGGTGGTGGGAGCCTTATTTCGCCCCACTGAGGATTTAGAAGGCTATTTTTTGGTGATGAAACAGGTGATCCGAGAGCACGGCATACCCATGGCGGTGTATTCGGATCGCCACACGATCTTTCGATCGCCGAAAGAGTCGCTCACGATCGAGCAGGAACTGGCAGGTGAGCAAGCGACCTTATCCCAATTTGGACAAGCGATGGCGGAACTGGGAATCACGCACAGCAAAGCGCGGACGCCAGAGGCAAAAGGACGAATTGAACGGTTGTGGCAAACGCTCCAGGATCGTTTGGTGATAGAGTTACGCCTGCGTGGGGTTCAGACGCTGGAAGAAGCCAACACCGTTCTTCCGGAACTGATTGCCAAGCACAATCAACGATTTGGGGTTGCTCCGGCTGAGGAAGCGAGTGCCTTCTCTGCTCTTCCGGAAACGTGCCAACTTGACCATGTTCTCTGCTACCGTGACCATCGTGTCGTCGGAAAGGGTGAGACTCTCTCGTACGAAGGCAGAACGTACTGTATTGCTTCTGGTAGCCAGCGGGAGATAATTCCGCCCAAGACGCGTATACAAGTCCGAAAGACGCTGTCTGGTGAGTTGTTTGCCTGGTACAAAGGGCAACTATTTTCCCTACGAGAGGTGTCGAAAACGGTTCAGCCGGTGCAAGCAAAAGAAAAAGCGAGCTCAACGTCTTCACGTCGTAAGCCCGCTGCCAATCACCCATGGCGTCAAGCCTGGGTCAACAACAACACATCCAGTATAGCACAGAAGGCAGCGGTAAGCGAGCAAACGTAG
- a CDS encoding 2-hydroxyacid dehydrogenase: protein MRPKVIVYSKVADAVLDWLRTQCDVTYFAGLNAQTYPLFERALAEADGLLGAGLRVDQTLLEKAPRLKIVSNISVGYDNLDIGELTKRGIMATNTPDVLNDTVADAIFALLLAAARRIAELDRYVRAGQWRSRSDEHLFGVDVHHKVLGIIGMGRIGAAIAKRARFGFDMKILYHNRSRNMEAERNYQATYCTLEELLAQADFVCLMTPLTPQTERMIGEREFSLMKKSAVFVNGSRGATVDEEALVRALRNREILAAGLDVFAQEPLPADHPLLSLDNVVTVPHIGSATHETRFKMAKLAAESLVAGLSGKLPDTLINRERFA from the coding sequence ATGAGACCGAAGGTGATCGTGTACAGCAAAGTGGCCGACGCCGTTTTGGACTGGCTCCGCACGCAGTGTGACGTTACCTATTTTGCCGGGCTGAACGCGCAGACGTATCCCCTGTTTGAGCGAGCGTTGGCGGAGGCGGACGGTCTTTTGGGAGCAGGCCTGCGTGTCGACCAAACACTGCTGGAGAAAGCGCCGCGGCTGAAGATCGTCAGCAACATCTCCGTCGGCTACGACAATCTGGACATCGGCGAATTGACGAAGCGCGGGATCATGGCCACCAATACCCCCGATGTGCTGAACGATACGGTGGCAGACGCGATCTTTGCCCTGCTGCTCGCGGCGGCCAGAAGAATCGCCGAATTGGACCGCTACGTGCGGGCGGGGCAGTGGCGTTCCCGCAGCGATGAACATCTGTTTGGCGTCGACGTGCATCACAAGGTGTTGGGGATTATCGGCATGGGCCGGATTGGCGCGGCGATCGCCAAGCGCGCCCGCTTCGGTTTTGACATGAAGATATTGTATCACAACCGTTCGCGAAACATGGAGGCAGAGCGGAACTACCAGGCAACGTACTGTACGTTGGAGGAGCTGCTGGCGCAGGCCGATTTTGTCTGCCTGATGACACCCTTGACACCGCAAACCGAACGGATGATTGGGGAACGGGAGTTCAGCTTGATGAAAAAGTCCGCTGTGTTTGTCAATGGCTCCCGTGGCGCGACGGTTGACGAGGAGGCTTTGGTGCGGGCGCTGCGCAACAGGGAGATTCTGGCGGCAGGTTTGGACGTGTTTGCCCAGGAACCCCTGCCGGCCGATCATCCGCTGTTGTCCCTGGATAACGTGGTGACGGTGCCGCACATTGGTTCTGCCACCCATGAGACCCGCTTCAAAATGGCCAAGCTGGCCGCAGAATCACTTGTCGCCGGGCTGTCCGGCAAGCTCCCGGACACGCTGATCAACCGCGAACGGTTTGCGTAA
- a CDS encoding DUF3231 family protein, with product MPSVMEAVTSTMQGLLEKDPEQPLHIGEAMACWTYRGALKEAIVMEQTGLNTTTDDELKHLLEQAIELCSRQAERLDQFMRKEGVPLPPSSPSRPQSDPSAVPLGVKASDMEIANALATKVSSAIIACATAAAASVRNDVALMWTEFQAEQLTYSATLKNTMRKRGWLIMPPAFTPPGVPVD from the coding sequence ATGCCGAGTGTGATGGAAGCCGTAACATCGACCATGCAAGGCTTGTTGGAAAAAGATCCGGAACAGCCCCTGCACATTGGGGAAGCGATGGCTTGTTGGACGTACCGGGGAGCCTTGAAGGAAGCGATCGTGATGGAACAGACGGGGCTCAACACGACAACCGACGATGAGCTGAAGCACTTGCTGGAACAGGCCATCGAGCTGTGTTCCCGACAGGCGGAACGCCTCGATCAGTTTATGAGGAAAGAAGGCGTACCGCTGCCCCCCTCCTCACCCAGCCGCCCGCAGTCCGATCCGAGCGCCGTTCCGTTGGGCGTGAAGGCCTCGGATATGGAAATTGCCAACGCGCTGGCGACGAAAGTGTCGAGTGCCATTATCGCTTGTGCCACTGCCGCTGCCGCATCGGTTCGCAACGACGTGGCATTGATGTGGACCGAGTTCCAGGCGGAGCAGCTCACCTATTCGGCCACCTTGAAAAATACGATGCGAAAAAGAGGTTGGCTGATCATGCCGCCCGCCTTTACACCTCCCGGGGTACCCGTGGATTAA
- a CDS encoding M56 family metallopeptidase produces the protein MIMPPVSHLLLAAAAGALIGWLCEALTCRNKWLGRAALLLLAGGSLLVACYFFTLFELFYCAIFAVLGYTALPGSALERKKYAELSARLAAPSVEELKLRRDWRRLAADYLIALAVSGGMILLVALLPAEHHILPFVALVYLVNLAGNLLNRTVRFFTLRIAYDHAAHHLYIVTPVAPRDIPLADIQGLRKESAPDLLKLHPLFLAISSHEDLTVNFAEVLVITLPGESLYLTVAESSHWQEILAASRQQAEQPVEMRTVLPLFHPRNLQRLVAKGYYAVTVKGISAYSALVLLLYYLEVPQWLLAPVVLLWWLINLYLADRLIVSILDLKPIAPESETYRIAQPILQQIGLPQVRLYETETQLHNAFATGMNTGRGIIALTSSVLKLPLPVIEGIIAHEAVHVKKRDVLLNQLYRVLLLLLLVALIWPLQGVLTTIAREHAWMLYVGVPLLMLLSSSLFSLLSQIMEVRADQLGATLLPRGAQQMAEALEQLALAEAAGHAQTLQHQLPAEEQEQEEPSPDLPHQRGTWFWRVLEFHFQAYPPLYWRIASLRENSRGWGWFLIKRLFVDRLRESLPDRIVLR, from the coding sequence ATGATCATGCCGCCTGTTTCCCATCTGCTGCTCGCTGCCGCCGCTGGCGCATTGATCGGCTGGCTCTGCGAAGCGTTAACCTGCCGGAACAAATGGCTTGGGCGAGCCGCGCTGCTCCTGCTTGCCGGTGGCAGTCTGCTTGTCGCCTGTTACTTTTTCACCCTCTTTGAACTGTTCTACTGTGCCATTTTTGCTGTTTTGGGCTACACCGCTCTGCCTGGCTCCGCCCTGGAGCGGAAAAAATACGCAGAACTCTCCGCTCGACTGGCAGCACCGTCCGTTGAAGAGCTCAAACTGAGACGGGATTGGCGCCGCCTGGCCGCCGACTACCTGATCGCCCTCGCGGTTTCGGGGGGAATGATCCTGCTCGTCGCGTTGCTCCCCGCCGAACATCACATCCTGCCATTTGTTGCCCTCGTCTATCTGGTGAACCTGGCGGGCAATTTGCTCAACCGAACGGTGCGCTTTTTTACCCTGCGCATCGCGTACGACCACGCCGCGCACCATTTGTATATCGTGACGCCTGTCGCGCCGCGCGACATCCCGCTTGCCGACATCCAGGGGCTGCGCAAAGAGAGCGCGCCCGATCTGTTGAAGCTGCATCCCCTGTTCCTGGCGATTTCGTCCCATGAAGATCTCACCGTTAACTTCGCCGAGGTACTGGTCATCACCCTGCCGGGCGAGTCCCTGTACCTGACGGTGGCAGAAAGTTCGCACTGGCAGGAAATCTTGGCCGCTTCGCGCCAACAAGCGGAGCAGCCTGTGGAAATGCGAACGGTTCTGCCGCTGTTTCATCCGCGGAATCTGCAGCGTCTGGTGGCCAAAGGCTACTATGCGGTCACGGTGAAAGGAATATCAGCTTACAGCGCACTGGTGCTGCTGCTCTATTATCTTGAAGTGCCGCAGTGGTTGCTGGCGCCCGTCGTTCTCTTGTGGTGGCTGATCAACCTGTACCTTGCGGATCGGCTGATTGTGTCGATCCTCGATCTCAAGCCGATCGCGCCAGAATCGGAAACGTACCGGATTGCTCAGCCGATTCTGCAGCAGATCGGCCTGCCGCAGGTGCGGCTGTACGAGACGGAGACCCAGCTGCACAACGCCTTTGCCACAGGCATGAACACCGGCAGGGGAATCATCGCCCTCACATCTTCGGTGCTGAAACTGCCGCTGCCGGTCATCGAGGGAATCATCGCCCACGAAGCGGTCCATGTCAAAAAGCGGGATGTCCTGCTGAACCAACTCTACCGCGTCTTGCTGCTGCTCTTGCTTGTCGCCCTGATCTGGCCGTTACAAGGTGTGCTGACCACGATCGCGCGGGAGCATGCGTGGATGCTGTACGTCGGCGTACCGCTGCTGATGTTGTTGTCCAGCTCGCTCTTTTCGCTGCTTTCGCAAATCATGGAGGTGCGCGCCGATCAGCTTGGCGCCACCCTTCTGCCACGGGGGGCGCAGCAGATGGCCGAGGCTTTGGAACAGCTCGCCCTCGCCGAAGCTGCTGGCCATGCCCAGACGCTTCAGCACCAGCTCCCGGCAGAAGAACAGGAGCAAGAGGAGCCCTCTCCCGACTTGCCGCACCAACGGGGGACCTGGTTTTGGCGCGTGCTGGAGTTCCATTTCCAGGCCTATCCCCCGCTTTACTGGCGGATCGCCAGCTTGCGCGAAAACAGCAGGGGCTGGGGCTGGTTCCTGATCAAACGGCTGTTTGTCGATCGCTTGCGGGAATCACTGCCGGATCGGATCGTCCTTCGCTGA
- a CDS encoding IS110 family transposase codes for MDVVYSHVCGLDVHKKNVVACVITPQAKEIRTFSTMTEDLLSLLDWIKQHGCTHVAMESTGSYWKPIYNLLEMEGLQTLVVNAKHIKNVPGRKTDVKDAEWIAGLLRHGLLQGSFIPNREQRELRELIRYRRSLIEERAREVNRIQKVLEGANIKLSSVASDILGKSGRAMLEAMIAGETDAVVLSELAQKRLKNKKPELIKALNGLVGPHQRLMLQAQLRHIDDLDALIQQLDEEIKRRMLPFEEDLERLDSIPGVARRTAEHILAEIGTDMTQFPSAAHLCSWAGLAPGNHESAGRRKSGRTTKGNQKLRSTLVEAARSVARMKETYLSSQYHRIAARRGANRAAVAVAHRILTIVYHLLKRKQTYIELGPHFYEERKRQHVVKQAIRKLEALGLKVTVEEVIQPA; via the coding sequence ATGGACGTCGTCTATAGTCATGTCTGCGGTCTCGACGTACACAAGAAAAACGTCGTTGCCTGCGTCATCACGCCTCAAGCAAAGGAAATCCGGACGTTTTCCACCATGACCGAAGACTTGTTGTCGCTTCTGGATTGGATCAAGCAACATGGATGTACCCATGTTGCCATGGAGAGTACCGGTTCGTACTGGAAACCCATTTACAATCTGCTGGAGATGGAAGGTCTTCAAACGTTGGTCGTCAACGCCAAGCACATCAAGAATGTCCCCGGTCGCAAGACCGACGTGAAAGACGCGGAATGGATTGCTGGGTTGCTTCGCCACGGTTTGCTCCAAGGCAGCTTCATCCCCAACCGCGAGCAACGAGAATTGCGGGAGCTGATCCGATATCGCCGAAGCCTGATCGAAGAGCGGGCGCGAGAGGTGAACCGGATTCAAAAGGTTCTGGAAGGTGCCAATATCAAACTTTCCTCCGTTGCCAGCGATATTTTGGGCAAGTCGGGCCGCGCGATGCTGGAAGCCATGATCGCAGGCGAAACCGATGCGGTGGTCCTGTCGGAATTGGCCCAGAAACGGTTGAAAAACAAAAAACCGGAACTGATCAAGGCATTGAACGGTCTTGTGGGTCCTCACCAACGTCTGATGCTCCAAGCACAATTGCGCCATATTGACGATTTGGATGCACTCATCCAACAGCTCGATGAAGAAATCAAGAGGCGTATGCTCCCTTTTGAGGAAGACCTGGAGCGGCTGGACTCGATTCCCGGAGTGGCGAGACGTACCGCCGAACACATTTTGGCGGAAATCGGGACGGACATGACTCAGTTTCCCTCCGCCGCTCACCTGTGTTCTTGGGCGGGGCTGGCTCCAGGTAATCACGAGAGTGCCGGCAGGCGAAAGTCAGGACGTACGACAAAAGGAAACCAGAAACTGCGAAGCACCTTGGTAGAAGCCGCCCGATCCGTGGCACGAATGAAGGAAACGTATTTGTCCAGTCAATACCACCGCATCGCCGCCCGACGCGGAGCAAACCGAGCTGCAGTCGCCGTTGCACACAGGATCTTGACCATTGTGTACCATCTCCTAAAACGGAAACAAACGTACATCGAACTGGGACCCCATTTTTACGAGGAACGAAAGCGCCAACACGTCGTCAAGCAAGCCATCCGCAAACTGGAAGCATTAGGCCTTAAGGTCACGGTGGAAGAAGTGATTCAACCTGCTTAA
- a CDS encoding SDR family oxidoreductase has protein sequence MELQLQGKVALVVASSQGLGKAVATELVKEGANVMLTSRDAAKLQAVQQELEQLGKGKVAWHRADITQADDIKALLTAVRDTFGKLDILVNNAGGPPAGTFEQLTDEDWQRAFELNLLSYIRMIREALPDLKQRGGRIVNIASSSVKQPIPGLILSNTFRLGIVGLTKTLAEELAPYNILINTVAPGRIATGRLLYLDQKRAEHLGISREEVAEQARNQIPLGRYGTPEEFAKVVAFLVSDASTYITGSTLLVDGGMVKGI, from the coding sequence GTGGAATTGCAATTGCAGGGCAAAGTGGCGCTGGTGGTCGCCTCCAGCCAGGGTTTGGGGAAAGCGGTGGCGACAGAGCTGGTCAAAGAGGGGGCCAACGTGATGCTGACCAGCCGCGACGCCGCCAAACTGCAGGCGGTCCAGCAGGAGCTGGAGCAGCTGGGCAAAGGAAAAGTGGCCTGGCATCGCGCCGACATCACGCAAGCGGATGACATCAAGGCGCTGCTCACGGCTGTACGTGACACCTTCGGCAAGCTTGACATCCTGGTCAACAACGCCGGCGGCCCGCCCGCGGGAACGTTTGAACAATTGACGGATGAAGACTGGCAGCGGGCGTTTGAGCTGAATCTGTTAAGCTACATCCGGATGATCCGCGAGGCGCTTCCCGATCTGAAGCAGAGGGGCGGACGGATTGTCAATATCGCTTCTTCGTCTGTGAAGCAGCCGATTCCGGGGTTGATTTTGTCCAACACCTTCCGCCTGGGCATCGTCGGTTTGACCAAAACGCTGGCCGAAGAGCTGGCTCCCTACAACATTCTGATCAACACGGTGGCACCGGGCCGCATTGCCACTGGCCGGCTCCTCTACCTGGATCAAAAGCGGGCGGAACACTTGGGGATTTCCCGCGAAGAGGTGGCAGAGCAGGCCAGAAACCAGATTCCGCTGGGGCGTTACGGCACACCGGAGGAGTTTGCCAAGGTGGTCGCCTTTCTCGTCTCCGATGCGAGTACGTACATCACGGGCAGCACGTTGCTCGTGGACGGCGGAATGGTGAAGGGGATCTGA
- a CDS encoding aldo/keto reductase codes for MKYRRLGKTNLKVSVVGIGTWQYGGEWGKTYQQAEVDRILGKAKEVGINLIDTAECYGDHTSEALIGAFLKKDRREDWVVATKFGHKFVQNFQRLELWSAEAVQKQLEDSLRALQTDYIDLYQFHSGTDEVFDNDDLWTMLEKQVQAGKIRHLGISVAKNYNLHQTMAASRVNAKTIQVVYNRLDRTPEEDVFPACIAQDLGVLARVPLASGYLSGKYKPDAVFAANDVRNNHDPEQRAQRLKQVEEIKRSEVPPGMDMATWALAWCLKHDAVTCVIPGCKDEAQVIANARAAEYVSDDHPQAWKP; via the coding sequence ATGAAGTATCGCCGTTTGGGGAAAACGAACCTGAAAGTATCTGTCGTGGGAATCGGCACCTGGCAGTATGGCGGGGAATGGGGCAAGACGTACCAGCAGGCGGAAGTGGACCGCATTCTCGGAAAAGCAAAAGAAGTGGGCATCAACCTGATCGATACCGCGGAGTGTTACGGGGACCATACGTCGGAAGCGCTGATCGGCGCGTTCCTGAAAAAAGATCGGCGCGAAGACTGGGTCGTCGCCACCAAGTTCGGGCACAAATTCGTGCAGAACTTCCAGCGGTTGGAGCTGTGGTCAGCCGAAGCGGTGCAGAAGCAGTTGGAAGATTCGCTTCGTGCCCTGCAGACGGATTACATTGACCTGTATCAGTTCCATTCCGGAACGGATGAGGTATTTGATAACGACGACTTGTGGACGATGCTGGAAAAACAGGTTCAGGCGGGGAAAATTCGTCACTTGGGCATCTCGGTCGCCAAAAATTACAATCTGCATCAGACGATGGCGGCGAGCAGGGTGAATGCCAAGACGATTCAGGTGGTGTACAACCGGCTCGACCGGACGCCGGAAGAAGACGTCTTTCCCGCCTGCATCGCCCAGGATCTTGGTGTGTTGGCGCGCGTCCCGCTGGCCAGCGGCTATTTAAGCGGGAAGTACAAACCGGATGCGGTTTTCGCGGCAAACGACGTCCGCAACAACCACGATCCCGAACAACGCGCGCAAAGACTGAAGCAGGTGGAAGAGATCAAGCGCAGCGAGGTACCGCCGGGAATGGATATGGCCACCTGGGCCCTGGCTTGGTGCCTGAAGCATGACGCGGTTACTTGTGTCATCCCGGGCTGCAAGGACGAAGCGCAAGTGATCGCCAACGCCAGGGCTGCGGAGTACGTCAGCGACGACCACCCGCAGGCGTGGAAGCCATGA